The Primulina tabacum isolate GXHZ01 chromosome 16, ASM2559414v2, whole genome shotgun sequence genome window below encodes:
- the LOC142530081 gene encoding agamous-like MADS-box protein AGL8 homolog isoform X2, translated as MGRGRVQLKRIENKINRQVTFSKRRSGLLKKANEISVLCDADVGLIVFSTKGKLSEYATDSCMERILERYEQYSYAERKLTSPNLESPVSWSLEYAKVKARMEVLQRNQRHYMGEDLDSLRLKELQTLEYQLDTSLKHIRTRKDKALQEQNNLLAKRLKEKEKEPGVTINQWEQVQNRELNSPSFGLTQPLNSLNISKIYQSMGENTSNGGNGGTSNQHIPSSNTVMPQWMMQHLAWLT; from the exons ATGGGGAGAGGAAGAGTGCAGCTGAAGAGAATAGAGAACAAGATCAACCGGCAAGTCACCTTCTCCAAGAGAAGATCGGGGCTTCTCAAGAAAGCCAATGAAATCTCTGTTCTCTGTGATGCAGATGTGGGATTGATAGTCTTCTCCACCAAAGGAAAGCTCTCTGAGTATGCTACTGATTCATG CATGGAAAGGATCCTCGAACGATATGAGCAATATTCCTATGCTGAAAGAAAGCTGACTTCGCCCAACCTCGAATCACCG gtAAGCTGGAGTCTTGAATATGCAAAGGTCAAGGCTAGAATGGAGGTTTTGCAAAGAAACCAAAG GCACTATATGGGAGAGGACCTGGATTCCCTGCGTCTTAAAGAGCTGCAAACCTTGGAATATCAGCTCGATACTTCTCTCAAACATATTCGAACTCGCAAG GACAAGGCCCTGCAGGAGCAAAACAACTTGCTCGCAAAAAGG CTGAAAGAGAAGGAAAAAGAACCAGGTGTGACCATAAATCAGTGGGAACAAGTACAAAACCGGGAGCTAAACTCGCCGTCTTTCGGCTTAACGCAACCTTTGAACTCCTTGAATATCAG TAAAATTTATCAATCTATGGGAGAGAACACCAGCAATGGAGGCAATGGAGGAACTTCAAACCAACATATTCCATCATCTAATACAGTAATGCCTCAATGGATGATGCAACATTTAGCATGGTTAACTTAA
- the LOC142530081 gene encoding agamous-like MADS-box protein AGL8 homolog isoform X1 translates to MGRGRVQLKRIENKINRQVTFSKRRSGLLKKANEISVLCDADVGLIVFSTKGKLSEYATDSCMERILERYEQYSYAERKLTSPNLESPVSWSLEYAKVKARMEVLQRNQRHYMGEDLDSLRLKELQTLEYQLDTSLKHIRTRKHQLMHESISELQKKDKALQEQNNLLAKRLKEKEKEPGVTINQWEQVQNRELNSPSFGLTQPLNSLNISKIYQSMGENTSNGGNGGTSNQHIPSSNTVMPQWMMQHLAWLT, encoded by the exons ATGGGGAGAGGAAGAGTGCAGCTGAAGAGAATAGAGAACAAGATCAACCGGCAAGTCACCTTCTCCAAGAGAAGATCGGGGCTTCTCAAGAAAGCCAATGAAATCTCTGTTCTCTGTGATGCAGATGTGGGATTGATAGTCTTCTCCACCAAAGGAAAGCTCTCTGAGTATGCTACTGATTCATG CATGGAAAGGATCCTCGAACGATATGAGCAATATTCCTATGCTGAAAGAAAGCTGACTTCGCCCAACCTCGAATCACCG gtAAGCTGGAGTCTTGAATATGCAAAGGTCAAGGCTAGAATGGAGGTTTTGCAAAGAAACCAAAG GCACTATATGGGAGAGGACCTGGATTCCCTGCGTCTTAAAGAGCTGCAAACCTTGGAATATCAGCTCGATACTTCTCTCAAACATATTCGAACTCGCAAG CATCAACTTATGCATGAATCAATTTCTGAGCTTCAAAAAAAG GACAAGGCCCTGCAGGAGCAAAACAACTTGCTCGCAAAAAGG CTGAAAGAGAAGGAAAAAGAACCAGGTGTGACCATAAATCAGTGGGAACAAGTACAAAACCGGGAGCTAAACTCGCCGTCTTTCGGCTTAACGCAACCTTTGAACTCCTTGAATATCAG TAAAATTTATCAATCTATGGGAGAGAACACCAGCAATGGAGGCAATGGAGGAACTTCAAACCAACATATTCCATCATCTAATACAGTAATGCCTCAATGGATGATGCAACATTTAGCATGGTTAACTTAA